The following is a genomic window from Actinomycetota bacterium.
CGACTCGACCTTCGGCCGCCTCGACGGGGACGTGAGCTACGACGACGAGTCGATCACCATCGGCGGCCAGCGGGTCCTGGCCAGCGCCCAGAAGGACCCGGCCCAGCTCCCCTGGGGCGACCTCGGCGTGGACGTGGTCATCGAGTCGACCGGCCACTTCACCAAGCGCGACGACGCCGCCCTCCACCTCAAGGGCGGGGCCAGGAAGGTGATCATCTCGGCCCCGGCCAAGGACGAGGACATCACCATCGTCATGGGCATCAACCATGAAAAGTACGACCCGGCGGCCCACGACATCATCTCCAACGCCTCCTGCACGACCAACTCGGTGGTCCCCCTGGCCAAGGTCCTGCTGGACAACTTCGGGATCGAGAAGGGCTTCATGACCACCATCCACGCCTACACCAACGACCAGGTCATCCTCGACTTCCCCCACAAGGACCTGCGCCGGGCCCGCTCGGCGGCGGTCAACACCATCCCCACCTCGACCGGCGCGGCCAAGGCCGCCTCCCTGGTCATCCCCGAGCTCAAGGGCAAGCTCGACGGCATCGCCCTGCGGGTTCCGGTGGAGGACGGCTCGCTGACCGACCTGGCCGTGGTGCTCGGCCGCGAGACCACCGTCGAGGAGATCAACGACGCCTACAAGCAGGCGTCCGAGGGGCCGCTGGCCGGGATCATCCGCTACTCGGTCGACCCGATCGTGTCCCGCGACATCGTCGGCGACGACGCCTCCTGCATCTTCGACTCGCCCCTGACCCAGGCCAACGGCAACCTGGCCAAGGTGTTCGGCTGGTACGACAACGAGTGGGGCTACTCCAAGCGGCTCGTCGACCTGACCGTGCTCGTCGGCCAGCAGCTCTAGCCCGATGGAGCTGCGCACCGTCGACCAGGCCGACGTCGCCGGCCGGCGGGTCCTGGTCCGCAACGACTTCAACGTGCCCCTGGAGGACGGGAAGGTCACCGATGCGCTGAGAGTGCGGGCCGCCGTCCCGACCCTGCGGTGGCTGCTGGACCACGGGGCCAGGGTGATCTGCTGCTCCCACCTCGGCCGGCCCAAGGGCAGGCGCGACCCGAAGTACTCGCTGGAGCCGGTCCGGCCCGTCCTGGCCTCCGAGCTCGGGGCCGAGGTCGCCTTCGTCGACGACGTCGCCGGCGACCAGGCCGGCCACGCTGCCGAGGCCCTCGGCGACAGCCAGGTGCTGCTGCTCCAGAACCTCCGCTACGAGCCCGGCGAGGAGAAGAACGACCCCCAGCTGGCCGACCGGCTCGCCTCCCTGGCCGAGGTCTATGTGGACGACGCCTTTGGGGCCGCCCACCGGGCCCACGCCTCGGTGGTCGGGGTGGCCGAGCGGCTCCCCACCTACGCCGGGTTCCTGCTCGCCGGCGAGGTCAAGGAGCTGTCGCGGCTGCTGGAGGACCCGGAGCGGCCGTTCGTGGCCGTGCTCGGGGGCAGCAAGGTCTCCGACAAGCTGGCCGTGCTCGACAACCTCCTGGGCCGGGTCGACAGCCTGGTCGTGGGCGGCGGCATGTGCTTCACCTTCCTGGCCGCCAAGGGCCATGAGATCGGCGACTCGCTGTTCGAGCCCGACCAGGTCGAGGCCGTGCGGCGGCTGCTGGAGACGGCCGAGGGCCAGGGCAAGCCGGTGCTGCTGCCCACCGACGTGGTCGTGGCCCGGGAGGTCAGCGAGGACGCCGAGGCCCGCACCGTGCCCGCGGAGGGGATCGAGGCCGGCTGGAAGGGCCTGGACATCGGCCCGGAGACGGCCAAGGCGTTCGCCGCCGCCGCCGCCGGCGCCCGCACCGTGTTCTGGAATGGGCCCATGGGCGTGTTCGAGCTGGCCCCGTTCGCCGCCGGCACCAAGGCGGTGGCCGAGGCCGTGGCCGCCGCCGACGGCTACACGGCCGTCGGTGGCGGCGACTCGGCGGCCGCCCTGGCCGAGCTCGGCCTGGCCGACCGGGTCGACCACCTGTCCACCGGCGGCGGGGCCAGCCTCGAGCTGCTCGAGGGCAAGACCCTGCCCGGCGTCGCCGCCGTCCCGACCGTCTGAAGGAGGGCATGGCAGTGGCTCGCCGCCCGCTGATCGCCGGCAACTGGAAGA
Proteins encoded in this region:
- a CDS encoding phosphoglycerate kinase — translated: MRTVDQADVAGRRVLVRNDFNVPLEDGKVTDALRVRAAVPTLRWLLDHGARVICCSHLGRPKGRRDPKYSLEPVRPVLASELGAEVAFVDDVAGDQAGHAAEALGDSQVLLLQNLRYEPGEEKNDPQLADRLASLAEVYVDDAFGAAHRAHASVVGVAERLPTYAGFLLAGEVKELSRLLEDPERPFVAVLGGSKVSDKLAVLDNLLGRVDSLVVGGGMCFTFLAAKGHEIGDSLFEPDQVEAVRRLLETAEGQGKPVLLPTDVVVAREVSEDAEARTVPAEGIEAGWKGLDIGPETAKAFAAAAAGARTVFWNGPMGVFELAPFAAGTKAVAEAVAAADGYTAVGGGDSAAALAELGLADRVDHLSTGGGASLELLEGKTLPGVAAVPTV
- the gap gene encoding type I glyceraldehyde-3-phosphate dehydrogenase, translating into MTVRVGINGFGRIGRNYFRAAKGKDVEIVAVNDLTDNKTLAHLLKYDSTFGRLDGDVSYDDESITIGGQRVLASAQKDPAQLPWGDLGVDVVIESTGHFTKRDDAALHLKGGARKVIISAPAKDEDITIVMGINHEKYDPAAHDIISNASCTTNSVVPLAKVLLDNFGIEKGFMTTIHAYTNDQVILDFPHKDLRRARSAAVNTIPTSTGAAKAASLVIPELKGKLDGIALRVPVEDGSLTDLAVVLGRETTVEEINDAYKQASEGPLAGIIRYSVDPIVSRDIVGDDASCIFDSPLTQANGNLAKVFGWYDNEWGYSKRLVDLTVLVGQQL